The nucleotide sequence CGCCGACCTGGAGTACCCCACGCTCGGCGTCTGTCTTGGCCACCAGGCGCTGTGTGCGGTCCACGGCGCCGAGGTCCGCCACGCCCCGGCGGTGGTCCACGGCAAGCGCTCGACCGTCCACCACGACGGCAGAGGGGTGTTCGCCGGCCTCCCCGACCGGATCGAGGTGGGGCGGTACCACTCGCTCTCGGTCGACACCGGAGACGTCCCGTCGGCCCTGGAGCCGACGGCCCACACCGACGACGAGGACGGCGTCGTGATGGGCGTCCGCCATCGGTCGAAACCCCACGTCGGCGTTCAGTTCCACCCGGAGAGCATCCTGACCGACGACGGCAAGCAACTCGTCCGCAACTTCCTGGATCGATGCAGTACCACGTGAACGGTCGGCTGGTGCCCGCGACGGAGGCGACGGTTCGGGTCGACGACCGCGGGTTCCGCTACGGCGACGCCGGCTTCGAGACCTGCCGGGCCTACGGCGGAACGGTCTTCGAGTGGGCGGCCCACCGCGACCGTCTCGTCGACACCTGCGAGACCCTCGGGATGGGCGGGGCCGTCCCGGAGGACCTCCGGGAGCGCGTCGCGGCGACGCTCGACGCGAACGACCTCGCGGACGCCTACGTTCGGGTCTCGGTAACGCGGGGGGTCCAGACCGGGAAGCTCACCCCCGATTCCGAGGTGGATCCGACGGTGGTCGTGGTCGTCAAACCGCTCCCCCGGGGCGGCGTCGACGGGGAACCGGTGTGGGACGGTCCGGCCACGGTGCGGACGGTCGAACGCCGGCGGATCCCGGAGGCGTCGATGCCCGCGGCCGCCAAGACCCACAACTACCTCGACGGGATACTGGCCCGACTGGAGCTACGGGGGACCGACGCCGACGAGGCCCTCGTCCGCGACGTCGACGGGTTCGTCGCCGAGGGGGCGACGAGCAACGTCTTCTTCATCGACGACGGTGTCCTACGGACGCCGTCCCTGTCCGGACCGATCCTGCCCGGGGTGACTCGGCGTGTCGTCCTCGACCTGGCGGCGGATCTGGACGTCCCCGTCGAGACGGGACGGTACGGCGTCGACGCGGTGAGGGACGCCGACGAGGCGTTCCTGACGAACACGACGTGGGAGGTCCGACCCGTAGCGACCGTCGACGGGCGGGCCGTCGGCGGCGGCCCGGTGACCGACCGCCTCGCGACGGCGTTCGACCGCCGGGTCGAACGCGACCACTACCCGGCTGAGTGAACCGACGTCGCTCCCGCGGCATAAGTGACAATTTCGTTATTATTGTCTGACGATGGTTTATGATCGGCGGGCTCCGTATCGGAACCATGGACGTGGACCCCATGAACGCGGGCCGAACCGAGGCGGACGGAACGCTCGACGCCGACGAGGCGGAGGCGACGGCGACGGTCGTCGACGCGGACGAGTCGGGGAGCGAGTCGGTGGACGCCGACGAGGCGGCGGACGACACCGCCGACGCGGAGCCGCTGACGATCACGTTGCCCGACGGGAGCGAGAGCGTCTCGGAGGCGATCCTCTCGCACCGGCGGATGTTGACGAACCCGTCCGAGCACGGACTGGTGGCGGCCGCGGAGGGCGAGGAGATCCTCGACGCGGTCGAGGCGCTGTCGTCGGACGTTCCCGAGGACCTCGACGAGGAGCTGACGACGCTCGAACGGTCGGTCGAGGGGATGGTCGACCGGATGGACCGCCAGGAGCGACGGATCGAGGAGCTCCAGGACACCGTCGAGTCGCTGGCGGAGATCCTCGGTGCGTCGGTCGAGTTCGAGGAGCAGGCGTAGGGTATCGAAAGCCACTTGCGGCGGTGCGGGGAACGGGGACCCGGGCGAGGGTGGCCGAGCCGGGCCAAAGGCGGCGGGCTTAAGACCCGCTCTCGAAGGAGTTCGGGGGTTCGAATCCCCTCCCTCGCACTGCCGCTCCGAACGAACGTGAGGAGCGTGCCGTGCGTCCAGGGGATTCGAATCAGGGAGTGAAACGACCGTGGTTCGAATCCCCTCTCACTGTCTTCGACCGAACGTGAGGAGCGTGCCGTGCGTCCAGGGGATTCGAATCAGGGAGTGAAACGACCGTGGTTCGAATCCCCTCCCTCACACGGAAAGGGTGACGTGGTTCGGCGTCGAGGTGGCAGTAGCTCCGTGGCGTCGTACGAAAGCGAAAAGCGACGTACGGGGAAAGAGGGGTCCGTACGATCGCTTGCCGCCCTGAATTGGTCCCCGCTGACGCTTCGGCCCTCCAGACGAAGCGTCACCTGAACCAAACGGGGGGAGAAACTTAAGCGTGCCGCCGGCGGCAGGGCGGGCGGGGAGCCGAAAGCGCCCGCCGGGGCGACACGGGGGACTTTTTGCCGCTCACGCCCTCCCTTGGGACATGACCGAGGCATCCCGGGCGACGCGGGCGTTTCGCGACCACGCGGACTTCGACCGCGTCGACGATGGGCGGTTCGAGGCGACGACGACACCCTTCGACGCGGTGGTGGAGGCACGCGAGGTCGACGGGCGGATCGAGTACGACCTGACGGTCCGGGCGCCGTCGCTCTCGGCGGCCGTCGAGGAGGACGTGGCGGCGGTCGTCGAGGAGGGGTGGCTGGAGACGTTCGAGTTGCGGGTGGCCGACGCCGACGGCGTCGTTCGGGGGGAGCACGACTTCGACCCGACGGTGCGGCTGACCGAGGAGGCGGTGATCGTCGAGCTGACGTTCACCGACATCGACGAGCGACGGGGTGTCGACGACGCCGCCGCGGTCGTCAACTACGTCGAGGGCACCTACGTCCAAGGGATCATCCCGGGATACGAGTATACGGGTACGGCGGCGCAACTGATCGACCGGGCGCGGGGACAGTAGAAGCGACAGGGCAAAGCCGGTCGAGACCCCACGTCCGCCATGGCGACGCTTCTGGATTTCGCCCTGATGGGCGCCGTCTTCGTGGGTAACACCCTCGTCGCGGCGGTCATGACCCGCTTTTTCCGCATCCAACTTCGCACCCGGTGGGGGCCGGTCGTGTACACGGCCCTGCTGGTGCCGGTCGCACTCGTGATCACGACCATCGTCGCGTTCAGCCTCGGCGTCGGCGTCGATCTCGGGAGCGCGGGGGCCGTGATCGGCCTGATGGTCGGCCTCCCGACGATCCTCGGTGCGACCATCGACGTGCTGTACGTGCCCGCGCCCGACGAGTACGAACTGCCCGACACGACAGGCTAGTCGACCAGCCGGTCGACGGCGGCCGTCACGTCGTCCAGGACGGCCGCCTGCGGCCGGTCGGCGTCGATGCGGACGAACCGCTCGGGGTCCGCGTCGAGCAGTCGCTCGTAGCCGTCGCGGACCTTTCGGAGGTGGGCGACCCGTTCGAACTTGTTCGTCCGGCCGCTGCGCTCGGCGGCCGTCTCGGGGTCGACGTCGAGGTAGAGCGTCGCGTCCGGCCGACGGGAGACGGGGTCGTGGATCGAGCGCACGTACGCGAAGGGGTCGGGAATCGACGAGTCGGCGAGCGTCGCCGCCTGGTAGGCCACCCGCGAATCCGAGTAGCGATCGGAGACGACGAGCGAGCCGTCGGCGAGCGCGGGGCGGATCACCCGGTCGAGGTGGTCGGCGTGGTCGGCCATATAGAGGAAGAGTTCGGCCAGCGGATCGGCGTCGTCGTCGTCGATGGAGCGGGCGACGACCTCCCCGTACCAGGAGTCGGTCGGTTCGCGCGTGAACACGGCCTCGGGGTGACGGTCGCGGAGCGCCCGCCAGGCCGTCGTCTTGCCGCTCCCGTCGAGTCCCTCCAGCGTGATGAGCATACCCGTGCTACCGGAGCGAGGGTGGTTAACGGTCGGGGTCCGTCGCGGCGTCCGTCGCCCATCGTATTCCGTCGTTGATATGACCGAAGATCGCGGCGCGGTGGCGATGTGCGCCGTGCGAACGGTTCACAGCGCGTTAGCTTTAGGTCGATTCGCGGATATGTATCGGCTATGAAGATTCTTGTAACCGGCGGGACCGGGTTCGTGGGCCGACACCTGTGTCGCGAGTTGAAATCGCGGGGCCACTCAGTGACGGCGCTCGCGCGACGGCCGAGCGAGGGCGAGTTGCCCGGCGGCGTCGAGAAGGCGATGGGGGACGTCACCGCGTACGATTCGCTGGTCGAACCCATGGAGGGGATGGACGCGGTCGTCAATCTGGTCGCGCTCTCGCCGCTGTTCAAGCCCTCCGGGGGCGACGAGATGCACGACCGCGTCCATCGCCAGGGGACCGAGAACGTCGTGCGCGCGGCCGAGGAGACGGGCGTCGAGAAGATCCTACAGATGAGCGCGCTCGGCGCGGACCCGAACGGCGCGACGGCGTACATCCGTGCCAAGGGCGCCGCGGAGGAGATCGTCAAGTCGTCGTCGCTGCGCTACGTCATCTTCCGGCCGTCGGTGATCTTCGGTGACGGCGGTGAGTTCGTCCCCTTCACGAAGAAGCTCGCCCCGCCGTATTTCACCCCCCTGCCGGGCGGCGGGAAGACGCGTTTCCAGCCCGTCTGGATCGGTGACCTCGCGCCCATCCTCGCGGACGGGCTCGAGGACGAAGCCTACGACGGCGGCATCTACGAGATCGGCGGTCCGGAGCGACTCACGCTCGCCGAGGTCGCGCGGACTGTCCACGGGAGCGAAGGCCGATCCGCGACGGTGATCCCCGTCCCGATGGGCCTGGCCAAGATCGGCCTGTCGGTGCTCGGATCGCTCCCCGGCGCGCCGATGGGCGCCGACCAGTACCGCTCGCTCCAGTTCGACAACACGACCGATCACAACGACGTGGAGGCGTTCGACGTGAGCGAGAGCGACCTGCGGACCCTCGGGGACTACCTCGCGGATCGCTGACGGACGGCAGACGCACGTCGGACGGCGGCCGGTCGCCGAGGACACCGCCGCTGTCTGGCGATCCGACGCGTCGAACCGTCGGGTGACGGACCGCTCGCCCACAAGGTTTATGTCCGCAATACACCTGCGTTATTCCCAATGAAGAGGGGTCTGAAACGATGAAACTG is from Haloplanus salinarum and encodes:
- a CDS encoding anthranilate synthase component II, translated to MTRVLVVDNYDSFAYNLVQYVGEAADEVIVRRNDAVDLAGIQAIDPDAVVVSPGPGTPAEAGVSMPIFADLEYPTLGVCLGHQALCAVHGAEVRHAPAVVHGKRSTVHHDGRGVFAGLPDRIEVGRYHSLSVDTGDVPSALEPTAHTDDEDGVVMGVRHRSKPHVGVQFHPESILTDDGKQLVRNFLDRCSTT
- a CDS encoding aminotransferase class IV, whose product is MQYHVNGRLVPATEATVRVDDRGFRYGDAGFETCRAYGGTVFEWAAHRDRLVDTCETLGMGGAVPEDLRERVAATLDANDLADAYVRVSVTRGVQTGKLTPDSEVDPTVVVVVKPLPRGGVDGEPVWDGPATVRTVERRRIPEASMPAAAKTHNYLDGILARLELRGTDADEALVRDVDGFVAEGATSNVFFIDDGVLRTPSLSGPILPGVTRRVVLDLAADLDVPVETGRYGVDAVRDADEAFLTNTTWEVRPVATVDGRAVGGGPVTDRLATAFDRRVERDHYPAE
- a CDS encoding DUF5813 family protein, which gives rise to MTEASRATRAFRDHADFDRVDDGRFEATTTPFDAVVEAREVDGRIEYDLTVRAPSLSAAVEEDVAAVVEEGWLETFELRVADADGVVRGEHDFDPTVRLTEEAVIVELTFTDIDERRGVDDAAAVVNYVEGTYVQGIIPGYEYTGTAAQLIDRARGQ
- the tmk gene encoding dTMP kinase encodes the protein MLITLEGLDGSGKTTAWRALRDRHPEAVFTREPTDSWYGEVVARSIDDDDADPLAELFLYMADHADHLDRVIRPALADGSLVVSDRYSDSRVAYQAATLADSSIPDPFAYVRSIHDPVSRRPDATLYLDVDPETAAERSGRTNKFERVAHLRKVRDGYERLLDADPERFVRIDADRPQAAVLDDVTAAVDRLVD
- a CDS encoding complex I NDUFA9 subunit family protein → MKILVTGGTGFVGRHLCRELKSRGHSVTALARRPSEGELPGGVEKAMGDVTAYDSLVEPMEGMDAVVNLVALSPLFKPSGGDEMHDRVHRQGTENVVRAAEETGVEKILQMSALGADPNGATAYIRAKGAAEEIVKSSSLRYVIFRPSVIFGDGGEFVPFTKKLAPPYFTPLPGGGKTRFQPVWIGDLAPILADGLEDEAYDGGIYEIGGPERLTLAEVARTVHGSEGRSATVIPVPMGLAKIGLSVLGSLPGAPMGADQYRSLQFDNTTDHNDVEAFDVSESDLRTLGDYLADR